A stretch of the Epinephelus fuscoguttatus linkage group LG2, E.fuscoguttatus.final_Chr_v1 genome encodes the following:
- the itgb6 gene encoding integrin beta-6 isoform X1, whose translation MGLILLSLILRYWINTVEGSCSAGTAVTCDECLQLSSHCAWCTQENFTDWFSVSKRCDTLDILLEKGCAKDQLEFPVSKGQILQDRPLGKKTGNVNSTQISPQKMALKLRPGSQMTFQVKIQHTEDYPVDIYYLMDLSASMIDDLKMIKDLGSTLSKEMATLTSKFRMGFGSFVEKPVLPFIKITEEELANPCSGVGSDCLPAFGYKHVLSLTSSTDKFNEIIRMQRVSANIDVPECGFDAVMQAAVCGDKIGWRNDSMRLLVFVSDADSHFGMDSKMAGIVIPNDGQCHLDANNEYSMSTVQEYPTLGQLIDKVLENNILLIFAVTEHQEPIYKNYANLIPGATVGVLATDSRNILELIVTAYKELRSEIELEVLGDTEELQMSFTAICPNGTVLTDLKRCSNIKPGETVVFNVSVELPGCLSGVRHFSLKPVGLQDSLEVELESLCSCDCRQPPEANSTQCTEGQGAFQCGVCVCQPGFLGAQCECNEESALLSNCLANNESEICSGQGQCYCGQCVCHASSFGSIYGPYCECDNYSCVRFRGELCGGHGVCDCGECHCESGWTGEYCNCSTSTEACMSEDGTLCSGRGRCECGHCVCSVPGASGDRCEKCPTCGDACSSARPCVECHLQNKDDAEVCDQKCSVPKISINTTTDYDKSPSMQCKLMMENECWISFNVVGGETGITTYDLQMFGCPETPNIPMIILGVSLSIVCIGLILLAVWKVLVSVHDRKEVAKFEAERAKAKWQTGTNPLFKSSTSTFKNVTYKNTQREKMITLDHY comes from the exons ATGGGGCTTATACTGCTGAGCCTGATTCTTCGGTACTGGATCAACACCGTGGAGG GATCATGTTCAGCTGGCACCGCTGTGACTTGTGATGAGTGTCTGCAGCTCAGTTCCCACTGTGCCTGGTGCACGCAGGAG AATTTCACAGACTGGTTCTCAGTCAGCAAAAGATGCGACACACTGGATATCTTGCTAGAAAAGGGATGTGCCAAGGACCAGCTGGAGTTCCCGGTTTCCAAAGGCCAAATCCTGCAGGATCGCCCACTCGGGAAGAAAACAGGCAACGTTAACAGCACTCAGATCTCCCCACAGAAAATGGCACTCAAGTTACGACCTG GCAGTCAGATGACTTTCCAGGTCAAGATTCAACACACGGAGGACTATCCTGTGGACATCTACTACCTGATGGACCTCTCTGCGTCTATGATTGATGATCTCAAGATGATCAAAGACTTGGGCTCCACGCTGTCTAAAGAGATGGCCACCCTCACCAGTAAATTTCGAATGGGCTTTGGCTCTTTTGTGGAGAAACCTGTCCTGCCTTTCATCAAGATCACAGAAGAGGAGCTGGCCAACCCCTGCAG CGGCGTAGGCTCGGACTGCCTGCCGGCGTTTGGCTACAAACACGTCCTGTCTCTGACGAGCAGCACTGACAAGTTCAATGAGATTATCAGAATGCAGCGTGTATCTGCAAATATTGACGTGCCCGAGTGCGGCTTTGACGCTGTCATGCAGGCAGCTGTTTGTGGG GACAAGATAGGCTGGAGGAATGATTCCATGCGTTTGCTGGTGTTTGTCAGTGACGCTGACTCACACTTCGGGATGGACAGTAAGATGGCCGGCATCGTGATTCCTAACGATGGGCAGTGTCACCTGGATGCCAATAACGAATACTCCATGTCCACAGTGCAG GAGTATCCAACGCTCGGTCAGCTGATTGATAAGGTGCTGGAGAATAATATCTTACTAATATTTGCTGTGACAGAGCACCAGGAACCCATCTATAAG aaCTATGCAAATCTCATACCTGGCGCCACAGTTGGAGTCCTGGCGACAGATTCGCGGAACATCCTGGAACTGATCGTAACAGCATACAAA GAACTACGATCAGAGATTGAACTGGAGGTCCTtggagacacagaggagctccaGATGTCTTTTACAGCCATTTGTCCAAATGGGACCGTCCTCACTGATCTGAAACGCTGCTCCAACATCAAACCTGGAGAGACG GTCGTGTTCAACGTGTCTGTGGAGCTCCCAGGATGCCTGTCAGGCGTTCGGCACTTCTCCCTCAAACCGGTGGGTTTACAGGACAGTCTGGAGGTGGAACTGGAATCTCTTTGCTCGTGTGACTGCCGGCAGCCTCCTGAAGCAAACAGCACCCAGTGCACCGAGGGCCAAGGGGCTTTCCAGTGTggcgtatgtgtgtgtcagccgGGGTTCCTGGGAGCGCAGTGCGAATGTAATGAGGAAAGTGCTTTGTTGAGCAACTGCCTCGCAAACAATGAGTCCGAGATATGTAGCGGTCAGGGGCAGTGCTACTgcggacagtgtgtgtgtcatgcatCCAGCTTTGGAAGCATCTACGGACCTTACTGCGAGTGTGACAATTACTCCTGTGTCCGCTTCCGTGGGGAGCTCTGTGGAG GCCACGGGGTGTGTGACTGCGGGGAGTGTCACTGTGAGAGCGGCTGGACAGGGGAGTATTGTAACTGCAGCACCAGCACTGAGGCGTGCATGTCAGAGGATGGCACTCTCTGCAGCGGACGGGGGAGATGTGAGTGTGGTCACTGTGTCTGCTCTGTACCTGGAGCATCTGGGGACAGGTGTGAGAAGTGCCCAACGTGTGGAGACGCCTGTAGCTCCGCAAG GCCCTGTGTCGAGTGCCATCTGCAAAATAAGGACGATGCCGAGGTGTGTGATCAAAAGTGCAGCGTCCCTAAAATTTCTATCAACACAACAACAG ATTATGACAAGAGCCCTTCTATGCAATGCAAGCTGATGATGGAGAATGAGTGCTGGATCTCGTTTAATGTCGTAGGAGGTGAGACAGGGATCACTACCTATGACCTCCAGATGTTCG GTTGCCCTGAGACTCCCAACATCCCCATGATTATTCTGGGGGTCTCCCTTTCCATCGTGTGTATCGGCCTGATCCTGTTGGCTGTGTGGAAGGTGCTGGTGTCTGTCCACGACCGTAAAGAGGTGGCCAAGTTTGAGGCTGAGAGGGCAAAGGCAAAATGGCAGACG
- the itgb6 gene encoding integrin beta-6 isoform X2: MTFQVKIQHTEDYPVDIYYLMDLSASMIDDLKMIKDLGSTLSKEMATLTSKFRMGFGSFVEKPVLPFIKITEEELANPCSGVGSDCLPAFGYKHVLSLTSSTDKFNEIIRMQRVSANIDVPECGFDAVMQAAVCGDKIGWRNDSMRLLVFVSDADSHFGMDSKMAGIVIPNDGQCHLDANNEYSMSTVQEYPTLGQLIDKVLENNILLIFAVTEHQEPIYKNYANLIPGATVGVLATDSRNILELIVTAYKELRSEIELEVLGDTEELQMSFTAICPNGTVLTDLKRCSNIKPGETVVFNVSVELPGCLSGVRHFSLKPVGLQDSLEVELESLCSCDCRQPPEANSTQCTEGQGAFQCGVCVCQPGFLGAQCECNEESALLSNCLANNESEICSGQGQCYCGQCVCHASSFGSIYGPYCECDNYSCVRFRGELCGGHGVCDCGECHCESGWTGEYCNCSTSTEACMSEDGTLCSGRGRCECGHCVCSVPGASGDRCEKCPTCGDACSSARPCVECHLQNKDDAEVCDQKCSVPKISINTTTDYDKSPSMQCKLMMENECWISFNVVGGETGITTYDLQMFGCPETPNIPMIILGVSLSIVCIGLILLAVWKVLVSVHDRKEVAKFEAERAKAKWQTGTNPLFKSSTSTFKNVTYKNTQREKMITLDHY; encoded by the exons ATGACTTTCCAGGTCAAGATTCAACACACGGAGGACTATCCTGTGGACATCTACTACCTGATGGACCTCTCTGCGTCTATGATTGATGATCTCAAGATGATCAAAGACTTGGGCTCCACGCTGTCTAAAGAGATGGCCACCCTCACCAGTAAATTTCGAATGGGCTTTGGCTCTTTTGTGGAGAAACCTGTCCTGCCTTTCATCAAGATCACAGAAGAGGAGCTGGCCAACCCCTGCAG CGGCGTAGGCTCGGACTGCCTGCCGGCGTTTGGCTACAAACACGTCCTGTCTCTGACGAGCAGCACTGACAAGTTCAATGAGATTATCAGAATGCAGCGTGTATCTGCAAATATTGACGTGCCCGAGTGCGGCTTTGACGCTGTCATGCAGGCAGCTGTTTGTGGG GACAAGATAGGCTGGAGGAATGATTCCATGCGTTTGCTGGTGTTTGTCAGTGACGCTGACTCACACTTCGGGATGGACAGTAAGATGGCCGGCATCGTGATTCCTAACGATGGGCAGTGTCACCTGGATGCCAATAACGAATACTCCATGTCCACAGTGCAG GAGTATCCAACGCTCGGTCAGCTGATTGATAAGGTGCTGGAGAATAATATCTTACTAATATTTGCTGTGACAGAGCACCAGGAACCCATCTATAAG aaCTATGCAAATCTCATACCTGGCGCCACAGTTGGAGTCCTGGCGACAGATTCGCGGAACATCCTGGAACTGATCGTAACAGCATACAAA GAACTACGATCAGAGATTGAACTGGAGGTCCTtggagacacagaggagctccaGATGTCTTTTACAGCCATTTGTCCAAATGGGACCGTCCTCACTGATCTGAAACGCTGCTCCAACATCAAACCTGGAGAGACG GTCGTGTTCAACGTGTCTGTGGAGCTCCCAGGATGCCTGTCAGGCGTTCGGCACTTCTCCCTCAAACCGGTGGGTTTACAGGACAGTCTGGAGGTGGAACTGGAATCTCTTTGCTCGTGTGACTGCCGGCAGCCTCCTGAAGCAAACAGCACCCAGTGCACCGAGGGCCAAGGGGCTTTCCAGTGTggcgtatgtgtgtgtcagccgGGGTTCCTGGGAGCGCAGTGCGAATGTAATGAGGAAAGTGCTTTGTTGAGCAACTGCCTCGCAAACAATGAGTCCGAGATATGTAGCGGTCAGGGGCAGTGCTACTgcggacagtgtgtgtgtcatgcatCCAGCTTTGGAAGCATCTACGGACCTTACTGCGAGTGTGACAATTACTCCTGTGTCCGCTTCCGTGGGGAGCTCTGTGGAG GCCACGGGGTGTGTGACTGCGGGGAGTGTCACTGTGAGAGCGGCTGGACAGGGGAGTATTGTAACTGCAGCACCAGCACTGAGGCGTGCATGTCAGAGGATGGCACTCTCTGCAGCGGACGGGGGAGATGTGAGTGTGGTCACTGTGTCTGCTCTGTACCTGGAGCATCTGGGGACAGGTGTGAGAAGTGCCCAACGTGTGGAGACGCCTGTAGCTCCGCAAG GCCCTGTGTCGAGTGCCATCTGCAAAATAAGGACGATGCCGAGGTGTGTGATCAAAAGTGCAGCGTCCCTAAAATTTCTATCAACACAACAACAG ATTATGACAAGAGCCCTTCTATGCAATGCAAGCTGATGATGGAGAATGAGTGCTGGATCTCGTTTAATGTCGTAGGAGGTGAGACAGGGATCACTACCTATGACCTCCAGATGTTCG GTTGCCCTGAGACTCCCAACATCCCCATGATTATTCTGGGGGTCTCCCTTTCCATCGTGTGTATCGGCCTGATCCTGTTGGCTGTGTGGAAGGTGCTGGTGTCTGTCCACGACCGTAAAGAGGTGGCCAAGTTTGAGGCTGAGAGGGCAAAGGCAAAATGGCAGACG